The following coding sequences are from one Sardina pilchardus chromosome 16, fSarPil1.1, whole genome shotgun sequence window:
- the ugt5g1 gene encoding UDP glucuronosyltransferase 5 family, polypeptide G1 isoform X2, producing MGVPAGKGASLPVFYAFLILIPIPGGVGGGKILVFPEDGSHWVNMQVILRELHGRGHALTVVRSVQSWYITENPALYASVNVDPPPSEGFSAEMFAGLLRRSLQVQRMSSARHFLEQQRDVAHTLRLIHAAVLQIISAILEDSALTARLRQERFDLLLTDPAFPAGVLLASYLDLPLVYNVRWINTGDAHMAIAPSPPSFVPVYNSFLPARMTLWQRVQNAVRYAASVLLERYVLVPVYDELIARHFPPGADLLSMQRRADIWLMRVDFVYDFPRPTMPNVVYIGGFQCRPPRPLPDELEAFVQSSGEHGIIVMSLGVLIATLPKDITEAIAEAFAQLPQKVLWRYIGERPSTLGNNTLLVDWLPQNDLLGHPKTRAFVAHGGNNGMYEAIYHGVPVVALPLLFDQFDNSLRLQVRGGARVVSTATLTAAVFKDALEDVMEDPSYREAMRRLSRLHRDQLVSPLDTATFWIEYVMRNKGAAHLRPESWDMPWYVYHSVDVVLLLLALACLTVAVPVVTCRALCRAVFKKKRKVE from the coding sequence GTGATTCTGCGCGAGCTGCACGGCCGAGGCCACGCCCTGACGGTGGTGCGCTCGGTGCAGAGCTGGTACATCACGGAGAACCCGGCGCTGTACGCGTCCGTCAACGTGGACCCGCCGCCGTCCGAGGGCTTCAGCGCCGAGATGTTCGCGGGGCTGCTGCGGCGCTCGCTGCAGGTGCAGCGCATGTCGTCCGCGCGTCACTTCCTGGAGCAGCAGCGCGACGTGGCGCACACGCTGCGCCTCATCCACGCCGCCGTGCTCCAGATCATCTCCGCCATTCTGGAAGATTCCGCGCTGACCGCCCGGCTGCGCCAGGAGCGCTTCGACCTGCTGCTGACCGACCCGGCGTTCCCCGCCGGCGTGCTGCTCGCCAGCTACCTGGACCTGCCGCTCGTCTACAACGTGCGCTGGATCAACACGGGCGACGCCCACATGGCCATCGCCCCGTCGCCGCCGTCCTTCGTGCCCGTGTACAACTCCTTCCTGCCCGCGCGCATGACCCTGTGGCAGCGCGTGCAGAACGCCGTGCGCTACGCCGCTAGCGTGCTGCTCGAGCGCTACGTCCTGGTGCCCGTCTACGACGAGCTGATCGCGCGGCACTTCCCGCCGGGCGCCGACCTGCTGTCCATGCAGCGCCGCGCCGACATCTGGCTCATGCGGGTGGACTTTGTGTACGACTTCCCGCGCCCAACCATGCCCAACGTGGTCTACATCGGCGGCTTCCAGTGCAGGCCGCCTCGGCCGCTGCCCGACGAGCTGGAGGCGTTCGTGCAGAGCTCCGGCGAGCACGGCATCATCGTGATGTCCCTGGGCGTTCTGATCGCCACGCTGCCGAAGGACATCACCGAGGCCATCGCCGAGGCGTTCGCCCAGCTCCCTCAGAAGGTCCTGTGGCGCTACATCGGCGAGCGCCCGTCGACTCTGGGCAACAACACCCTGCTGGTGGACTGGCTCCCCCAGAACGACCTGCTGGGGCACCCCAAGACGCGGGCCTTCGTGGCGCACGGCGGCAACAACGGAATGTACGAGGCCATCTACCACGGCGTTCCCGTCGTGGCGCTGCCGCTCCTTTTCGACCAGTTCGACAACTCCCTCCGGCTCCAGGTGCGCGGCGGCGCACGCGTGGTCAGCACGGCGACCCTCACCGCCGCCGTCTTCAAGGACGCGCTCGAGGACGTCATGGAGGACCCGTCGTACCGCGAGGCCATGCGCCGGCTCTCGCGCCTGCACAGGGATCAGCTCGTCTCGCCGCTCGACACCGCCACCTTCTGGATCGAGTACGTCATGCGGAACAAGGGCGCAGCCCACCTGCGGCCGGAGTCCTGGGACATGCCCTGGTACGTCTATCACAGCGTGGACGTGGTGCTGTTGCTCCTGGCCCTGGCCTGTCTGACTGTGGCGGTTCCTGTTGTTACCTGCAGGGCTCTGTGTCGGGCGGTTTtcaagaagaagagaaaagtgGAGTGA